One window of the Alligator mississippiensis isolate rAllMis1 chromosome 5, rAllMis1, whole genome shotgun sequence genome contains the following:
- the LOC102559160 gene encoding microtubule nucleation factor SSNA1-like, which produces MAQQAAVLQGCNNEVVRCLEDLCLRRDELARQIRRDEEERERLRRDVRALGERLERVSGSLARKAEARDELDKILAETDAAYVKILDSFRALLSVLKQEAGALSKTAVLESNVT; this is translated from the coding sequence ATGGCGCAGCAGGCAGCCGTCCTGCAGGGCTGCAACAACGAGGTGGTGCGGTGCCTGGAGGACCTGTGCCTGCGGCGGGACGAGCTGGCCCGCCAGATCCGGCGGGACGAGGAGGAGCGGGAGCGGCTGCGGCGGGACGTGCGGGCGCTGGGCGAGCGGCTGGAGCGCGTGTCGGGCAGCCTGGCCCGCAAGGCCGAGGCCCGCGACGAACTGGACAAAATCCTTGCTGAAACCGACGCTGCTTACGTGAAGATCTTGGACAGCTTTCGAGCGCTGCTGAGTGTCctgaagcaggaggcaggggcctTGAGCAAAACGGCAGTGCTGGAAAGCAATGTCACCTGA